A stretch of Electrophorus electricus isolate fEleEle1 chromosome 3, fEleEle1.pri, whole genome shotgun sequence DNA encodes these proteins:
- the smx5 gene encoding smx5 — MLFYSFFKSLVGKDVVVELKNDLSICGTLHSVDQYLNIKLTDISVTDPEKYPHMLSVKNCFIRGSVVRYVQLPADEVDTQLLQDAARKEAMQQKQ, encoded by the exons ATG CTTTTTTACTCGTTCTTCAAGTCCTTGGTGGGCAAAGACGTGGTGGTGGAGTTGAAGAATGACCTGAG CATATGTGGTACCCTACACTCAGTAGATCAG TATCTGAACATCAAACTAACAGACATCAGTGTCACTGACCCTGAGAAGTATCCCCACATG CTGTCAGTGAAAAACTGCTTCATCCGTGGTTCGGTGGTGCGATACGTTCAGCTCCCGGCAGATGAGGTAGACACCCAGCTACTGCAGGATGCAGCGCGGAAGGAGGCAATGCAGCAGAAACAGTGA